A stretch of Paenibacillus mucilaginosus 3016 DNA encodes these proteins:
- a CDS encoding M15 family metallopeptidase — protein MPILHHRTRRHWSAALLLCTMLAASGCVNPAGQSTAPPPVPGSTEPAQKSPSEGTAKPPSQPAADPAGKTPGTGSAAKPDTGAKDQPAPAEKPPAVQVAAEPASIAVLVNKTNKLPENYRPADLVDPKIPFIFEEKLEKRKIRKEAAEPLEKLFAAAEKAGLPLSGVSAYRSHETQKTLYTNYVLKDGEEAANKYSAKPGHSEHETGLAIDVTSRSGKCAASDCFGATKEAAWLASHSHEFGFIIRYPKGKESITGYQYEPWHLRYVGQEAASAITKGGLTLEEYLSGAAPVSKP, from the coding sequence ATGCCTATCCTGCATCATAGAACGCGCAGACACTGGTCAGCCGCACTGCTGCTCTGCACGATGCTCGCCGCATCCGGCTGCGTGAACCCTGCCGGGCAGTCCACCGCTCCGCCCCCTGTCCCCGGAAGCACAGAACCGGCACAGAAATCACCTTCGGAAGGAACGGCGAAGCCCCCGTCACAGCCCGCAGCGGACCCTGCCGGGAAGACGCCCGGCACAGGCTCTGCAGCCAAGCCGGACACCGGCGCTAAAGATCAGCCCGCCCCTGCGGAGAAACCGCCGGCCGTCCAGGTCGCCGCGGAGCCCGCTTCCATCGCGGTGCTCGTCAACAAAACGAACAAACTGCCGGAGAACTACCGTCCGGCGGATCTCGTAGACCCGAAGATTCCGTTCATCTTCGAGGAGAAGCTCGAGAAGCGCAAGATCCGCAAGGAAGCCGCGGAGCCGCTCGAGAAGCTGTTCGCCGCGGCCGAGAAAGCGGGTCTGCCGCTGTCCGGCGTATCGGCCTACCGTTCGCATGAAACGCAGAAGACACTGTATACCAACTATGTGCTGAAAGACGGCGAAGAAGCCGCAAACAAGTACAGCGCGAAGCCGGGTCACAGCGAGCACGAGACGGGCCTGGCGATCGACGTCACGAGCCGCAGCGGCAAGTGTGCCGCAAGCGACTGCTTCGGGGCGACGAAGGAAGCCGCCTGGCTGGCGTCGCACTCCCACGAGTTCGGCTTCATCATCCGCTATCCGAAGGGCAAGGAATCGATCACGGGCTACCAATACGAGCCGTGGCACCTGCGGTACGTCGGGCAGGAAGCTGCCTCCGCCATTACCAAGGGCGGCCTGACGCTGGAGGAATACCTAAGCGGCGCCGCGCCGGTCTCCAAGCCGTAA
- a CDS encoding DUF7594 domain-containing protein produces the protein MTKRFKPILPSLLSLSLFASLIPSSALGSGASEIVVDELKDWSRTYKYAGTLSLQVAADADDPTRIKKSSAFSEFVVYRTNSPLQSFTVNAYYNPAYKPYDHPYFFVSSDGIKYTKVFPEMYDNGGNLNQLAYELTGLPAETRYLKIQYSSAVLAKAPSIGKVVLNGPAAVRSSLPAGIVEEGSFAALSSATPGASIYYTTDGSDPLTSGTRRKYESPVPVADYLLLKAAAEMTAPDGATVTGNVSTFRYVGQSAEKPVVAAKEDAFVDSGASATNYGTAAALQAKSSRDRHSYMKFNLTSIGEDAQSVTLNVYASTNDTVRTPARLQVYPVAGAWTESTLKYTNKPLNRTAVQPLTEQTLEMAPAGWLQFDITAYAREQKALGKTELSLAIVNAADRMTTLASRETGATAPFLKVTPALPPSGLVDELADFTKLASRANMRIEGADSAYFGGDTKRMTRSTTAPGHVLYKLDQDIRSFTVYTHFFTGVAMEPQRIYASADGKTYTEAATTIYPVGKAISNWQQYAYEAWGLPAGTRYLKVEMSGTAKAWTPQMSKITINQHTASVDLQTSLASGAMNVTLTSPASPAKIYYRSDAASAFQPYTAPIVLTGYKELETYAVKSGYEKSPVRTFTVNGNTSIQVDRYGQMVSADFPSKVRSDAELKADVQADELYYGSLQEPQNRDRFGGLAGSAAQYGLAATGFFGIQEAAGRKVMTTPEGNIYFSLGMNGITPNETYTMVAGREDQYEWLPSYSSEYKPAFINSQDNFSYYVANKYRKTGKFVLGSSFYTEAVERIKKWGFNGAGAWAPTNFAQENSFPYTAMLPLANMTWAKLPGISLFDIYAPNAEALMDKAFASMLPALKDDPLLIGYFIDNEYDYHVFNTTVPKLKASTAAIKGRLVQYLQEKYVTIGAFNTAWGTKFYSFEELKEAELITKTGAPTTDMDHFFKMYLDTFYGTVNKLFRKYDSNHLLLGDRWLTTPSQNVKVRGFLAAASGKYVDVISINHYSYSLDKTMMNDVYAKSGGRPILLSEFSFGTAEQGLKAIVAGSALTENDRQLRYRNYVEGAASLGFVVGAHWFNYVDQAATGRYWSGLYGERYNSGLLNVADRPYKQMLTGITQTNHEIYDVLLGARAPFFFDFSLAR, from the coding sequence ATGACCAAGCGGTTTAAACCGATACTGCCTTCGCTGCTGTCCCTTTCCCTGTTCGCCTCCCTGATCCCATCTTCCGCTCTGGGCAGCGGAGCTTCCGAGATCGTCGTGGACGAGCTGAAGGATTGGAGCCGCACCTACAAATATGCCGGTACGCTGAGTCTGCAGGTGGCTGCGGATGCGGACGACCCGACGCGGATCAAGAAATCCTCCGCCTTCAGCGAGTTCGTCGTCTACCGCACGAACAGTCCGCTGCAGTCTTTCACCGTCAATGCTTATTATAATCCGGCGTACAAGCCTTATGACCACCCTTACTTTTTCGTGTCCAGCGATGGCATCAAGTATACGAAGGTGTTCCCCGAGATGTATGACAACGGGGGCAATCTGAATCAGCTGGCCTATGAGCTGACCGGCCTGCCGGCTGAGACCCGGTACCTCAAGATTCAATACTCTTCAGCGGTACTGGCCAAGGCCCCGTCGATCGGCAAAGTGGTGCTGAACGGACCGGCGGCTGTACGCTCTTCGCTTCCTGCGGGCATTGTCGAGGAAGGCAGTTTTGCGGCTCTCAGCTCGGCGACTCCGGGCGCGTCGATCTACTATACGACGGACGGCAGCGATCCTCTGACCTCCGGCACCCGCCGGAAGTATGAGTCTCCGGTCCCTGTGGCAGACTATCTGCTGCTCAAAGCTGCGGCCGAAATGACGGCTCCGGACGGTGCGACGGTTACGGGCAATGTCTCGACGTTCCGATACGTGGGACAGAGTGCGGAGAAGCCGGTGGTTGCCGCCAAGGAGGATGCTTTCGTCGACAGCGGCGCATCCGCGACGAATTACGGCACCGCCGCCGCCCTGCAGGCCAAATCGAGCCGGGACCGCCACTCCTATATGAAATTCAACCTGACGAGCATCGGCGAAGACGCACAGTCCGTGACGCTTAACGTTTACGCCTCAACGAACGACACGGTCCGGACACCGGCCAGACTGCAGGTGTATCCGGTCGCCGGTGCCTGGACCGAGAGCACGCTCAAGTATACGAACAAGCCCCTGAACCGGACGGCGGTGCAGCCGCTCACCGAGCAGACGCTCGAGATGGCTCCGGCCGGCTGGCTCCAATTCGATATCACGGCCTATGCCCGGGAGCAGAAGGCGCTGGGGAAGACCGAGCTGAGCCTGGCGATCGTGAACGCAGCGGACCGGATGACCACCCTGGCGAGCCGCGAGACCGGTGCCACGGCCCCGTTCCTGAAGGTGACTCCGGCGCTGCCGCCGTCAGGCCTGGTGGATGAGCTTGCCGATTTCACGAAGCTCGCCAGCCGTGCCAATATGCGCATCGAAGGGGCCGATTCGGCTTACTTCGGCGGGGATACCAAACGGATGACGCGGAGCACGACGGCCCCCGGGCATGTCCTGTACAAGCTCGATCAGGATATCCGCTCGTTCACCGTCTACACCCACTTTTTCACCGGCGTGGCGATGGAGCCCCAGCGGATCTACGCATCGGCGGACGGCAAGACGTATACTGAGGCAGCCACGACGATCTATCCGGTCGGCAAGGCGATCTCGAACTGGCAGCAGTATGCTTATGAAGCCTGGGGACTGCCGGCCGGCACCCGCTATCTTAAGGTGGAGATGAGCGGCACCGCCAAGGCCTGGACGCCCCAGATGTCCAAGATCACGATAAACCAGCATACCGCTTCGGTCGATCTGCAGACTTCCCTGGCCTCCGGCGCCATGAATGTGACGCTGACTTCGCCGGCGAGCCCGGCCAAGATCTACTACCGCAGCGATGCGGCCTCCGCCTTCCAGCCGTACACCGCACCGATCGTACTGACGGGGTACAAGGAGCTGGAGACTTATGCGGTCAAGAGCGGCTACGAAAAAAGCCCGGTGCGCACATTTACGGTGAACGGGAACACCAGCATCCAGGTGGACCGGTACGGCCAGATGGTGTCCGCCGACTTCCCGTCCAAGGTCAGAAGCGATGCGGAGCTGAAAGCGGACGTGCAGGCGGACGAGCTCTATTACGGATCGCTGCAGGAGCCGCAGAACCGGGACCGCTTCGGGGGGCTTGCCGGCAGCGCCGCGCAGTACGGCCTGGCCGCCACCGGCTTCTTCGGGATTCAGGAGGCCGCCGGGCGGAAGGTGATGACCACGCCGGAGGGCAACATTTATTTCTCCCTCGGGATGAACGGCATTACGCCGAACGAGACCTACACGATGGTGGCAGGGCGCGAAGACCAGTATGAATGGCTGCCGAGCTACTCGAGCGAGTATAAGCCTGCGTTCATCAATTCGCAGGATAACTTCTCCTATTATGTGGCCAACAAGTACCGCAAAACCGGCAAATTCGTGCTCGGCAGCAGCTTCTATACGGAAGCGGTCGAACGGATCAAGAAGTGGGGCTTCAACGGGGCGGGCGCCTGGGCGCCGACGAACTTTGCCCAGGAGAACAGCTTCCCGTACACGGCGATGCTGCCGCTCGCGAATATGACCTGGGCGAAGCTGCCTGGCATCTCGCTCTTTGATATTTATGCGCCGAATGCCGAAGCGCTCATGGACAAGGCGTTCGCGAGCATGCTTCCCGCGCTGAAGGACGATCCGCTGCTCATCGGCTACTTCATCGATAACGAGTACGATTATCATGTGTTCAATACGACCGTGCCGAAGCTGAAGGCGAGCACGGCGGCGATCAAGGGCCGTCTCGTGCAGTACCTGCAGGAAAAGTACGTGACGATCGGTGCCTTCAATACGGCTTGGGGGACGAAGTTCTACTCGTTCGAGGAGCTGAAGGAAGCTGAGCTCATTACGAAGACCGGGGCGCCGACCACGGATATGGACCATTTCTTCAAGATGTATCTCGATACGTTCTACGGCACGGTGAACAAGCTCTTCCGCAAGTATGACAGCAACCACCTGCTGCTCGGTGACCGGTGGCTGACCACGCCATCGCAGAACGTGAAGGTGCGCGGATTCCTCGCCGCCGCTTCAGGCAAGTATGTGGATGTGATCTCGATCAACCACTACAGCTACTCGCTGGACAAAACGATGATGAACGACGTGTACGCCAAATCCGGCGGACGTCCGATTCTCCTCAGCGAGTTCAGCTTCGGTACGGCGGAGCAGGGGCTCAAGGCGATCGTAGCCGGCTCTGCGCTGACCGAGAACGACCGGCAGCTGCGCTACCGCAATTATGTGGAGGGCGCGGCGTCGCTCGGATTCGTCGTCGGGGCGCACTGGTTCAACTACGTCGATCAGGCGGCTACCGGCCGCTATTGGTCCGGGCTGTACGGGGAGCGGTACAACTCCGGTCTCCTCAATGTTGCCGACCGGCCGTACAAGCAGATGCTTACGGGCATTACGCAGACGAATCACGAGATCTACGATGTGCTTCTGGGCGCACGCGCGCCGTTCTTCTTCGACTTCAGCCTGGCAAGATAA
- a CDS encoding DUF7594 domain-containing protein — protein MMNKIRVRTGLLLSAILIGLPALPPPAASAETRPPAVIDELQSWDVAYKRSSTLSLLSNMTNADDPTRVQRSAAYNEYLIYQAPYGFGSFTVYTYINELYKPYDHLQFFTSSDGVNYQEVIAQQYEDGGHLNLLVYEASDLPAGARYLKIRYRGGVILKSPSIGKVVLGSPASVQASVYSGIAALGTQVALSTPTAGASIYYTTDGTDPKTSSARKLYTAPLEIPASEVLDLAAHAEITDGMGRKIGGRISRFNYAAMGPEDIRVAAAADTMVDEAQPDKAFGSAQNLGVRHSRVKDAYFTFSLQNFNALSDTAKLLLHGYASDSTREPASLQLYPAAGGWDEASVTYRSRPALLSDTPLAVKPLAYGLPGWMQFDVTEYAREQKALGRTSITLALRNGTQGTTQIASRETGDRAPFLKITSGGGLSPSGVVDGMDSFALLYKRSNILISTNDAPYFGGDGSRFTRLSTQPGFIVYRLESGVRSFMVSSYFYTGIPIVHNRLYTSADGVTYKELPATVYPSGSAAGNWQQYIYEASSLPEGTQYVKVEMSGDSKSWTPQLSRASLNQHTSSVQVNTAPGDSSLKVELSTPSAPAQIFFRTDGEGGFKTYPGPITLSGYHTIEAYAVKNGLEASPVRHFKINATGQAQIDRYGQVISTDFAGKVRSDEELAADAAADEAYYASLQAPANRDAYGGLKGSSWTYGIPKTGFFDIRRAGGRKVMTTPEGNVYFSLGMNGITPNETYTKVTGREHNFEWIPQFTGEYRAAFLGSQDNFSYYLANKFRKTGRIPSTVSFYTEAVERLKKWGFNGAGAWTPVQVVRGQSFPYTVMLPMASVTAGKLDGLSLFDIFAPGAAEQMDKAFAAALPALKDDPMLIGYFIDNEYDYHKFHTAVPKLKGHTAMKRKLVDMLRSQYVTMEAFNASWATPYTSFDQLYDAELTVRPGQAYLDMDAFFRLYLDTFYGTVSRLFRQYDGNHLLLGDRWITMTAANVRVRGLLAEASGKYLDAISINHYSAQLDKDMLNDVHTKSGGKAILLSEFSFGTAEQGLKPIVPGSAASQHERQLRYRSYVEGAAALGYVVGAHWFDYVDQAAAGRYWEGYGGERYNSGLVNVADRPYKQLLEGIMATHSKIYDVVMGKTGPFQE, from the coding sequence ATGATGAATAAGATTAGAGTCCGAACCGGACTGCTGCTGAGCGCCATCCTGATCGGTCTGCCGGCTCTCCCTCCTCCAGCAGCATCTGCAGAAACCAGGCCCCCGGCTGTGATTGACGAACTTCAAAGCTGGGATGTGGCGTACAAGCGGTCCTCCACATTAAGCCTGCTCTCCAATATGACCAATGCCGACGATCCTACGCGTGTGCAGCGGAGCGCCGCTTATAACGAATATCTGATCTATCAGGCTCCCTACGGGTTCGGGTCGTTCACCGTGTATACCTACATCAATGAGTTGTACAAACCGTATGACCATCTCCAATTCTTCACTTCCTCGGACGGCGTCAATTACCAGGAAGTTATCGCGCAGCAGTATGAGGACGGAGGCCATCTGAACCTGCTTGTCTATGAGGCTTCGGATCTTCCGGCAGGTGCTCGTTATCTCAAGATTCGTTATAGAGGAGGGGTCATCCTCAAATCCCCTTCGATCGGCAAGGTCGTGCTCGGCAGCCCGGCTTCCGTACAGGCTTCGGTCTATTCGGGGATCGCTGCGCTCGGCACCCAGGTGGCCCTGTCGACACCTACGGCAGGCGCCTCGATCTATTACACGACCGACGGCACGGACCCGAAGACCTCTTCGGCACGCAAACTGTATACAGCCCCGCTGGAGATCCCGGCCTCGGAGGTGCTGGATCTGGCCGCACACGCCGAGATCACCGACGGGATGGGCCGGAAGATCGGCGGGCGGATCTCGAGATTCAATTATGCGGCGATGGGGCCGGAGGATATCCGGGTCGCGGCCGCTGCCGATACGATGGTGGACGAGGCCCAGCCGGACAAGGCCTTCGGCAGCGCTCAGAACCTGGGCGTCCGGCACAGCCGGGTCAAGGATGCCTATTTCACCTTCAGCCTCCAGAACTTCAATGCCCTCTCGGATACCGCGAAGCTGCTGCTGCACGGCTATGCTTCGGACAGCACGCGCGAGCCGGCGAGCCTGCAGCTGTACCCGGCTGCCGGCGGCTGGGACGAGGCTTCGGTCACCTACCGGAGCCGGCCGGCTCTCCTGTCGGATACGCCGCTTGCGGTCAAGCCGCTCGCTTACGGTCTGCCGGGCTGGATGCAGTTCGATGTGACCGAGTATGCGAGAGAGCAGAAGGCGCTCGGGCGGACCTCGATCACCTTGGCCTTGCGCAACGGTACCCAGGGAACGACGCAGATCGCCTCGAGAGAAACCGGGGACCGCGCCCCGTTCCTGAAGATTACGTCCGGGGGCGGCTTGTCGCCATCCGGTGTGGTCGACGGGATGGACTCCTTCGCCCTGCTGTACAAGCGCTCGAATATCTTGATCTCCACGAACGACGCCCCTTACTTCGGCGGGGACGGCAGCCGCTTTACCCGGCTGAGCACACAGCCCGGCTTCATCGTGTACAGGCTGGAATCGGGCGTGCGGTCGTTCATGGTATCGAGCTACTTCTATACGGGAATCCCGATCGTTCACAACAGGCTCTATACTTCTGCCGATGGGGTGACTTACAAGGAGCTGCCGGCCACAGTGTACCCTTCGGGTTCGGCCGCAGGGAATTGGCAGCAGTATATCTATGAAGCTTCCTCGCTGCCTGAAGGGACGCAGTATGTCAAAGTGGAGATGTCCGGCGACAGCAAATCCTGGACGCCGCAGCTGTCGAGGGCCAGTCTTAACCAGCATACCTCATCGGTACAGGTGAACACGGCTCCGGGGGACAGCTCGCTGAAGGTCGAGCTGTCGACACCGTCCGCCCCGGCGCAGATTTTCTTCCGCACTGACGGGGAAGGCGGCTTCAAGACCTACCCCGGACCGATCACGTTGTCAGGCTATCACACAATCGAGGCGTATGCCGTCAAGAATGGGTTGGAGGCCAGCCCGGTCCGCCATTTCAAGATCAACGCGACCGGACAGGCGCAGATCGACCGCTACGGCCAAGTGATCTCCACGGATTTTGCAGGGAAGGTCCGGTCGGATGAGGAGCTTGCCGCAGATGCGGCGGCGGACGAAGCGTACTATGCCTCGCTGCAGGCTCCCGCAAACCGGGATGCGTACGGGGGGCTTAAGGGAAGCTCCTGGACCTACGGGATCCCCAAAACCGGATTCTTCGATATCCGCAGGGCGGGAGGGCGCAAAGTGATGACCACGCCGGAGGGAAATGTGTATTTCTCTCTGGGGATGAACGGCATTACACCGAACGAAACGTATACGAAGGTGACCGGCAGGGAGCATAACTTCGAATGGATCCCGCAGTTTACCGGTGAATACCGCGCCGCCTTCCTCGGCTCGCAGGACAACTTCTCGTATTATCTCGCAAACAAATTCCGCAAGACCGGACGGATTCCTTCCACGGTCAGCTTCTATACGGAAGCGGTGGAACGGCTGAAGAAGTGGGGCTTCAACGGGGCCGGCGCCTGGACCCCGGTTCAGGTGGTCCGCGGCCAATCGTTCCCTTATACGGTGATGCTCCCGATGGCCAGCGTTACCGCCGGCAAGCTGGACGGCCTCTCGCTCTTCGATATCTTCGCGCCGGGCGCCGCGGAGCAGATGGATAAGGCTTTCGCCGCCGCGCTGCCTGCGCTGAAGGATGACCCGATGCTGATCGGCTATTTTATCGATAACGAGTACGACTATCACAAATTCCATACGGCGGTGCCGAAGCTCAAGGGCCATACGGCGATGAAGCGCAAGCTGGTAGACATGCTGCGCAGCCAATATGTCACGATGGAGGCCTTCAACGCGTCATGGGCGACGCCTTATACTTCGTTCGACCAGCTGTATGACGCCGAGCTGACGGTCCGCCCGGGACAGGCGTATCTCGATATGGACGCGTTCTTCCGTCTGTACCTCGATACGTTCTACGGCACGGTCTCCCGCCTGTTCCGCCAGTATGACGGAAACCATCTGCTGCTCGGCGACCGCTGGATTACCATGACGGCGGCCAATGTGCGGGTGAGGGGACTGCTCGCCGAAGCCTCCGGCAAATATCTCGACGCCATCTCGATCAACCATTACAGCGCGCAGCTGGATAAGGACATGTTGAACGATGTGCATACGAAGTCGGGCGGCAAGGCGATCCTGCTCAGCGAATTCAGCTTCGGAACGGCGGAACAGGGCCTGAAGCCGATCGTGCCGGGGTCGGCGGCCAGCCAGCATGAGCGTCAGCTCCGGTACCGCAGCTATGTGGAAGGGGCCGCAGCCCTCGGTTATGTGGTCGGCGCCCACTGGTTCGATTATGTGGACCAGGCGGCAGCGGGCCGGTACTGGGAGGGCTATGGCGGAGAACGCTATAACTCGGGCCTGGTGAACGTGGCCGACCGCCCCTATAAGCAGCTGCTCGAGGGGATCATGGCCACCCACAGCAAGATCTATGATGTCGTGATGGGCAAGACAGGTCCATTCCAGGAGTAG
- a CDS encoding helix-turn-helix domain-containing protein, producing the protein MLKRKLLIAHGQPFFRTWLRTLVEGSGTGWSVVGEAGSSEQAWEQIRQTRPHLILCDLATPGLDGAELARRLQELRVKPLLVVMTEDKELAEAEAAWKHGIFDMIAKPCSQERILRLLRRAYVHSLVKERRQAAQEPEPAGIAEPGPAAERQARWREYLQSGRFALWKREAASLAEQLAFLPPAEAKLEALRLVTGAHASLKRQLGPSAPEFDYEACLEQVLALFTAQEAAEWAGGALARMAKGLGSRPSHADRGIIRRTLAYLQKHYMEACSASDMAERFHMSQAYFSKLFKRETGETFSGCLTRLRMEQAERLLTGTDLLISEVAAGVGYDDPNYFASVFRDTHGVTPTEFRKQNKEQQEAASPSRKYHSIP; encoded by the coding sequence ATGTTGAAAAGGAAATTGCTTATAGCCCATGGGCAGCCATTCTTCCGGACTTGGCTGCGCACGTTAGTCGAAGGCAGCGGGACAGGCTGGTCGGTCGTAGGCGAGGCCGGCAGCAGCGAGCAGGCCTGGGAGCAAATCCGGCAGACCCGTCCCCATCTGATTCTGTGCGATCTGGCAACGCCCGGGCTGGACGGCGCCGAGCTGGCCCGGCGTCTGCAGGAGCTCCGGGTGAAGCCGCTGCTTGTCGTGATGACGGAAGATAAGGAGCTTGCGGAGGCGGAGGCGGCCTGGAAGCATGGGATCTTTGACATGATCGCAAAGCCCTGCAGCCAGGAGAGAATTCTGAGACTGCTCCGCAGGGCCTACGTCCATAGTCTGGTCAAAGAGAGGCGGCAGGCGGCCCAGGAGCCGGAGCCTGCCGGCATTGCGGAGCCCGGGCCGGCCGCCGAGCGTCAGGCGCGGTGGAGGGAATACCTGCAGAGCGGCAGGTTCGCTCTCTGGAAGCGGGAGGCCGCTTCGCTCGCCGAGCAGCTGGCCTTCCTGCCGCCGGCCGAAGCCAAGCTGGAGGCCCTGCGGCTGGTCACCGGAGCCCATGCGTCGCTTAAGCGCCAGCTCGGGCCGAGCGCGCCCGAGTTCGATTATGAAGCCTGTCTCGAGCAGGTGCTTGCGCTCTTCACGGCACAGGAGGCCGCGGAATGGGCCGGGGGTGCGCTCGCCCGCATGGCGAAGGGGCTTGGCAGCCGGCCTTCCCATGCGGACCGGGGCATTATCCGCCGGACGCTGGCATACCTGCAGAAGCATTATATGGAAGCCTGCAGCGCCAGCGACATGGCGGAGCGCTTTCACATGAGCCAGGCCTACTTCAGCAAGCTCTTCAAGCGGGAAACCGGGGAGACGTTCTCCGGCTGTCTGACCCGCCTGCGCATGGAGCAGGCGGAAAGGCTCCTCACGGGTACCGATCTGCTGATCTCCGAGGTGGCGGCCGGTGTGGGGTATGACGATCCGAATTACTTTGCGAGCGTATTCCGGGATACGCACGGCGTCACGCCAACTGAATTCCGCAAACAGAATAAGGAGCAGCAGGAAGCGGCTTCTCCGTCGAGGAAGTATCATTCGATCCCCTAG